A part of Ammospiza caudacuta isolate bAmmCau1 chromosome 5, bAmmCau1.pri, whole genome shotgun sequence genomic DNA contains:
- the MFNG gene encoding beta-1,3-N-acetylglucosaminyltransferase manic fringe: protein MGRRLLRGVSGAAVVLASVALLSMRHRGAREAAQYPGIGEGMLEKPEQQSQGSPEGAGGRGQTDLRLHPPEGYRSEGSLTLGDIFIAVKTTKRFHRSRMELLLDTWISQASKQTYIFTDEEDDALERRMGGHVIFTNCSAEHSHLALSCKMAAEFDAFLASGLSWFCHLDDDNYLNPGALLKLLSSYAETRDVYLGKPSLNRPIWASETLPNNQTKSVRFWFATGGAGFCISRKLARKMVPWASGRNFLSTSELIRLPDDCTVGYIIECKVGGQLIPNALFHSHLENLQLIPTSQLMQQVTLSYGVFENKLNVIELSGPFSPQEDPSRFRSLHCHLYPNTSWCLQAVGW, encoded by the exons ATGGGCCGTCGGCTCCTCCGCGGTGTCTCTGGAGCCGCAGTCGTCCTTGCCAGCGTGGCCCTCCTCTCCATGCGGCACCGTGGGGCTCGGGAGGCGGCTCAGTACCCAGGGATCGGGGAGGGGATGTTGGAGAAGCCAGAGCAACAGAGCCaagggagcccagagggagcCGGTGGCAGGGGGCAGACGGACCTCAGACTCCATCCTCCGGAGGGATACAGGAGCGAGGGAAGCCTGACGCTTGGGGACATTTTCATAGCTGTGAAGACAACAAAGAGGTTTCACCggagcaggatggagctgctcctggacaCGTGGATATCCCAGGCCAGCAAACAG ACCTACATCTTCACCGATGAAGAAGATGATGCCTTGGAAAGGAGAATGG GTGGCCATGTGATCTTCACCAACTGCTCTGCCGAGCACAGCCACCTGGCCCTGTCCTGCAAGATGGCTGCAGAGTTCGACGCCTTCCTGGCCAGCGGCCTGAG CTGGTTTTGCCACTTGGATGATGACAACTACCTGAACCCTGGGGCACTCCTGAAGCTCTTGTCCTCCTATGCGGAGACACGGGATGTTTACCTGGGCAAACCCAGCCTGAACCGACCCATCTGGGCCTCTGAAACGCTGCCAAACAACCAGACG AAATCCGTGCGCTTCTGGTTTGCCACTGGAGGGGCCGGGTTCTGCATCAGCCGCAAGCTGGCAAGGAAGATGGTGCCCTGGGCCAG TGGCAGGAACTTCCTGAGCACTTCGGAACTCATCCGCCTGCCGGATGACTGCACCGTGGGTTACATCATTGAGTGCAAAGTCGGTGGGCAGCTGATTCCCAATGCACTCTTCCACTCCCACCTGGAGAACCTGCAGCTCATCCCCACCTCTCAGCTCAtgcagcag GTCACCCTCAGCTATGGTGTGTTTGAGAACAAACTCAATGTCATTGAGCTCAGCGGCCCCTTCTCGCCCCAGGAGGATCCTTCAAG GTTTCGATCCCTCCACTGCCACCTCTATCCCAACACCTCCTGGTGCCTGCAGGCTGTTGGCTGGTGA